One Methanococcus aeolicus Nankai-3 DNA segment encodes these proteins:
- a CDS encoding molybdopterin molybdotransferase MoeA, whose protein sequence is MELLKNLISYHDAKNIVFNNLDKLINSKYKTISVLNSLNKISFEDIKAPTDLPMFNKSAMDGYAIIAEDTFGASENNPIILNLVEGDEISSEECIKVCTGMPIPKGANAVVMKEYCNEEDNFLEVRWSSYPNENISRIGEDIKKGETILKKGETINPYHIALLLSLGIKDIKVMDLKIGLISTGDELIDIEDLKDIQQLKNQHKIVNSNTPMLSALINETGLTPNIYKLVKDNEEEIKNILLNALNENDIIFTTGGTSVGDRDYTIKVINDLCSMELHGVQIRPGKPFGFAKYKTNEGEEKLIFILSGYPVAGAVQFELFFRNYFKPRKYLYLPLNRNIASTLGRTDILRLKFVETNNNNKKSAVEPLKITGSGVLSSIAKADCYTIIGENIEGYEKGEVIKVYIL, encoded by the coding sequence ATGGAACTATTAAAAAACCTAATAAGCTACCATGATGCTAAAAATATTGTATTTAATAATCTCGATAAATTAATAAATTCAAAATACAAAACAATCAGCGTTTTAAATTCATTAAATAAAATATCTTTTGAAGATATTAAAGCTCCAACAGATTTGCCCATGTTCAATAAGTCTGCAATGGACGGATATGCAATAATAGCAGAGGATACATTTGGAGCTTCGGAAAATAATCCTATTATTTTAAATTTGGTGGAAGGAGACGAAATAAGCTCGGAAGAGTGTATAAAGGTATGCACTGGAATGCCCATTCCAAAAGGTGCTAATGCCGTGGTAATGAAAGAATATTGTAATGAAGAAGATAATTTTTTAGAGGTAAGGTGGAGCTCCTATCCAAATGAAAATATTTCAAGAATTGGAGAGGATATAAAAAAAGGAGAAACAATATTAAAAAAAGGAGAAACAATCAACCCATATCACATTGCTTTATTGCTGTCATTGGGCATAAAAGATATAAAAGTAATGGATTTAAAAATTGGTTTGATATCTACGGGGGATGAATTAATAGATATTGAGGATTTAAAAGATATACAACAATTAAAAAATCAACACAAAATAGTAAATTCAAATACTCCTATGCTATCTGCACTAATTAATGAAACTGGATTAACACCAAATATTTACAAATTGGTAAAAGATAATGAGGAAGAAATAAAAAATATATTATTAAATGCACTAAATGAAAATGACATAATATTTACTACGGGAGGAACTTCTGTTGGAGATAGGGATTACACAATAAAAGTAATTAATGATTTGTGTAGTATGGAGCTCCACGGAGTGCAGATTAGACCAGGAAAACCATTTGGATTTGCAAAATATAAAACCAACGAAGGAGAGGAAAAGCTAATATTTATATTATCGGGCTATCCCGTTGCTGGTGCCGTGCAATTTGAATTATTTTTTAGAAATTATTTTAAACCACGAAAATATTTATATTTGCCATTAAATAGAAATATAGCTTCTACACTTGGTAGAACTGACATATTAAGGTTAAAATTCGTAGAAACAAACAATAACAACAAAAAATCAGCCGTAGAACCACTTAAAATAACAGGTAGCGGGGTGCTGTCTTCAATAGCAAAGGCAGATTGCTATACAATTATAGGGGAAAATATTGAAGGCTATGAAAAAGGGGAAGTTATTAAAGTATATATATTATAA